One segment of Oncorhynchus gorbuscha isolate QuinsamMale2020 ecotype Even-year unplaced genomic scaffold, OgorEven_v1.0 Un_scaffold_714, whole genome shotgun sequence DNA contains the following:
- the LOC124019883 gene encoding troponin I, fast skeletal muscle-like, whose amino-acid sequence MSDKKMTASRRNYLKSLMLQIAAGLLEAEAVEAEAEKARYMKENCPAPEFLVCMAELTDLCKKLHQKIERVDEERYDMSTKVTKSEKEVEDLKMKVVELNGKFRKPVLKKVRMSADAMLQALLGSKHKVSMDLRANLKQVKKEVKEEDKDAVGDWRKNIEDKSDRKKMFETHKE is encoded by the exons ATGTCTGA TAAAAAGATGACAGCGAGCCGTAGGAACTACCTGAAG AGCTTGATGCTCCAGATCGCTGCCGGCTTGCTCGAGGCTGAGGCGGTCGAGGCTGAGGCAGAGAAGGCCAGGTACATGAAGGAGAACTGCCCTGCCCCTGAGTTCTTGGTATGCATGGCAGAGCTCACG GACTTGTGCAAGAAGCTCCATCAGAAGATCGAGAGGGTTGATGAGGAGAGATACGACATGTCAACCAAGGTGACCAAGtctgagaaggag GTTGAGGACTTGAAGATGAAGGTAGTTGAACTGAATGGTAAGTTCAGGAAGCCCGTCCTGAAGAAAGTCCGCATGTCTGCTGATGCTATGCTCCAGGCTCTGCTGGGCTCCAAACACAAGGTGTCCATGGACCTGAGGGCCAACCTGAAGCAAGTCAAGAAGGAGGTCAAGGAGGAG gacAAAGATGCTGTGGGAGACTGGCGTAAGAACATCGAAGACAAATCAGACAGGAAGAAGATGTTTGAGACTCATAAGGAGTAG
- the LOC124019882 gene encoding troponin I, fast skeletal muscle-like — MSEKKMSSSRKHHLKSLMLQIAQELIAEEEAQSLEDRKQYMSENITPLQLTGSIAELQDLCKKMHQKIDVIDEERYDLGSKVGKSDKEIEDLQIKVQDLKGKFKKPVLKKVRMSADAMLQALLGSKHKVSMDLRANLKQVKKEVKEEDKESVGDWRKNIEDKSDRKKMFETTKE; from the exons ATGTCTGA GAAAAAGATGTCATCGAGCCGCAAGCATCATCTGAAG AGCCTGATGCTCCAGATCGCCCAGGAACTGATAGCGGAAGAGGAAGCCCAGTCTTTAGAGGACAGGAAGCAGTACATGAGCGAAAATATCACTCCTCTGCAGCTCACAGGATCCATTGCAGAACTCCAG GACCTGTGTAAGAAGATGCACCAGAAGATTGATGTGATAGATGAGGAGAGATACGACCTGGGCAGCAAAGTTGGCAAAagtgataaagag atTGAGGATCTGCAGATTAAAGTACAGGACCTGAAGGGAAAGTTCAAGAAGCCCGTCCTGAAGAAAGTCCGCATGTCTGCTGATGCTATGCTCCAGGCTCTGCTGGGCTCCAAACACAAGGTGTCCATGGACCTGAGGGCCAACCTGAAGCAAGTCAAGAAGGAGGTCAAGGAAGAG GACAAAGAATCTGTGGGTGACTGGCGTAAGAACATCGAAGACAAATCAGACAGGAAGAAGATGTTTGAGACTACTAAGGAGTAG